Genomic DNA from Methanomassiliicoccales archaeon:
ACCCGCTACTGGATATGGACATCTCCGGGGCGACCGGGGCGTTGGTGCACATCACCGGAGGAACGAACCTCACCCTGAAGAAGGTGAACAAGGTCATGCAGCGCATCCAGTCGTTCATGGATCCGCACGCAAACGTGATCTTCGGCGCTCGGGTGGACGAGAAGTTCGAAGGCTCGATCCGCTTGATGGCTGTGGTCACGGGCATAGCGGAGCTGAGCGACGAGGGTCCGGGCATCGAGCTGGCCGATGAGATAGATGGTCTAGCCATCAAATACACCACCTGATCTCGATCTACTTCTTCTCCAAGCGCTTGATCTTCTTGGCCGCGTCCCCCAGCACGCCCATGATGGTGTGGAACTCCCACTTGGTCGGCACGGCCCGCCCCATCATCCGGCGGAACATGACCTTGGTCTTCTCTTTCCGGAACTCGGGGTAATCGACAGCATCCAGGAGGTCGTCGAAGAACTGGAACAATCTTTCTCGCTCAACGTTCGAGGCCTGCCTTGGTCCGCCCAGCGGCACGGCTGCCGCGTGCAACTCGTACAGCACGATGGTGAGGGCGTGTGAAAGGTTCAGCACCGGGTATTCGTCCGAGGCAGGGATGTGCACCAGGATGTCGCACTTCATCAAATCCTCCTGAGCCAATCCCGTGTCCTCCGGTCCGAAGAGGATCGCTACCCCCTCCTCATAGTCCTTCAATCGCTCCGCCAGCTGTTTCGGCGTGATCGGTATCCTCACAAAGTGCCTCTCGCCATAGGTGATGATGCCGCTCGTGCCCACCACCAGGGAGCAACCGCGCACTGCCTCCTCCACGTTCTCCAGCACCTTGGCCTGGCGGATGATGTCGCCGGCGTGCTTGGCCCGCTTGAAACCTTCGTCCCCGATCTCGCACGGCCGTACCATGGTCAGATCGTGGAAGCCGAAGTTGCCCATGGACCTCGCCACCGCTCCCACGTTGCCTTCATTGCGCGGGGAGACCAGTACCACTTTGACGTCAGGCATGCTCCAGCGGAAGTATGAATAGTCGCGGCCTACTTAATCATGCGGTCATGGCCTGGAGGGCAGCGGTCCGCATCGCCTACGACGGGCGGGACTTCATGGGCTCGCAGCGTCAGCCCGATGAGCCGACGGTGGAGGGGGAGGTCATCCGCTGCCTGGAAGAGATCGAGGCCATCTCCTCGCCGGACGGGTCGAGGTTCCGGGCCGCTTCCCGAACGGACCGAGGGGTGAGCGCGCTCTGCAATGTGATCGCCTTCGACACCTCGTTCCAGAGGGGGAAGTTGCTGCATGCATTGAACTCGCAATCTGGCACGGTCTTCTTCACCGGGCTAGCTGAGGTCGCCAGCAACTTCAGCCCCAGACGCGCTTCCGGTCGCTGGTACCGGTACTTCCTGCCCGCAAGAGGCCTGGGCATGGATGCCGTTGCCCAGGCTGCCAAGGAGTTCGAAGGGGAGCATGATTTTCGTCGCTTCTGCAAGGCTGAAGGCCGGACGACGGTCAAGAGGATGGAGAGCGTGCACGTCCTTCCAGTAGGGGATTTCATCGTCATCGACCTCCGAGCCAGGGAGTTCCTGCGCAACATGGTACGGAGGCTGGTGGCCGTCATGGATTCAGTGGGGCGAGGGAAGGTCGAGATCGGAGACGTGCGGAAAGCTCTCTCCGGCAAGGAGAGATCCTTCGGCCTCGCTCCGGCGGAGAACCTTGTGCTGATGGAGATCCGCTATCCTTTCCAGTTCGAGGCGGAATGCCCGGTGACGCTTGGACCACGAATCCAAGTTGCAAGGGAGGATGCCTTCGTTCAACTGGCTTTCGTGGACGCGCTGAGCGAGAGCTGTTCGCCATCGAGTCCAGAACGCGAAAGTGGGCGTAGGCCCTAGCCCTTCCTGCTCGAAGTCGACCTACGAAAGGATTATCGCCGCCTGGATTCTTCCTGCAACCGTGATATTGGCGATCAGCGGGACGCCCGGGACCGGGAAAAGCGCGCTGGGAGGGGTGTTGCGATCCAAAGGCTGGAACGTTCTGGAGCTGAACCTCTTCGCCCAGGAGCACGGACTCCTCGGGGCGATGGATCGGAAGAGGAGGACGAGGGCGGTAGACCCCAAGGCATTGGACAAGGCGGTCCTGGAGGGCAAGCTTTCTGGCGACGTCGCTCTCATAGGGCATTTGGCGCATCTCCTCACGGTCGACAAGATCATCGTCCTCCGCTGTCGTCCTTCGGTGCTCGAGATCAGGCTGAAAGATAGAGGCTATGCGCAAAGCAAGGTGCGCGAGAATCTGGAAGCGGAGGGTTGCGACGTTATCCTGGTGGAAGCGCTCGATCGATCGCACGAGGTGTACGAGATCGACACCAGCGAGAGGACGCCCGAGCAGGCGGCGGAGGCGGTGGCGGAGATACTGGCCGGGGAAAAGGAGAAGTACGCACCTGGTCATATCGACTGGAGCGAAGAGGTGTTGAGCTGGTACTAGACTCCCAGAGGACGAGGGCGGACTTCATCCTGGAACCGAGCGCCCGCCTCTTCCGGGGCTGGAGCCCGAACGCCATCAGCGGCTTCTCCCTTCTGATCGCGGCCTTCGCTGCCCTGGCGATCTTCTTCGCGGACCGGGACTGGCAGCTACTCCTTCCCCTGGCCTCAGTGCTGGTGCTGCTGAGCGGTTACCTCGATGCCCTCGATGGCAAAGTGGCCAGGCTTACCGGCAAGAGCTCGCGTAAAGGGGATTTCATCGACCACGTGCTGGACCGTTATTCGGACGTGCTTCTGATAGGCGCGGTGGCGGTGAGCTCATGGTGCTCTCCTTATCTTGGATTGGTGGCGATGGTGGGCGTGCTGCTCACCAGCTACATGGGCACCCAGGCGCAGGCCGTGGGAGCTGGGAGGCATTACGCCGGGTTGCTGGGCCGCGCCGATCGGATGGTCTTGCTGATCGCTGCGCCCATGGTGCAATGGCTGATGATGCTGGGGGGCGTGAGCAGCATTGGCATTCTGTCGTATCATCTGAGCATCTTCGACCTGGTGATGATCTGGTTCGCGGTCGTGGGCAATACGACCGCGGTGCAGCGCGCCTACTCCACTTACAGATTATTGCGATGAGCTCTCTTTGGCCGCCTGGTCCGTTGCCTTGCCTGAGGCTTCTCCCTTGATCGCCTCAGATGCTGCTTCTTTGCCTCTCCTCTTCCTCCTACACTGCGTACGATAGTAGATCAGCGGGTGCTTGAGCCATTCCGCCTGGCAGAGATTGTCGGGGTTGTGGCAGATGGAGAGCGAGCGCATCGTATGGCAGGAGGGGGGCGTGTACTTGGTATCGGAGATCTCGCCAGTGATGTGGTCTATCTGGTACTTCGTCTTGGACTGGTCGAAGTCCGGCGAGGTTCCGAAGATGGCCAGTATCTCTTCCCTTGGCACGCCCACATTGAAGAGGAAGGAGGTAATGGCGAAGCGACCGGGATGCGAGAGGTTCGCCCCGGACTGGATCATGACTATCATCCTCCTCATGCAGGGAGGAAAGCACTCCACGTCCACATCTCCGAAGCTATCGGTCTGGTAGCGGTCCTTCATCTGTTCGGCCGATTTCGCCAGCTCTGCGATATCCGGCTTGAGGTCATCCAGCATCTTCTGGGACACGGGCAGCGGAAGCTCCTCCTCGATGCGGTCGTACAGCGCCTGTTCGAGCACCCGGGCGAACTTGACCTTGGGCAATGACACCCGTCCATGCTTCACCTCCGTGTTCACCAGCTTCCAATCCTTGCTGCGTATGCCCGTGGTCAGGCGCAGGAACTCGGCGAAGTGCATGTTCGGGACGTCACCATCCAGGGAAGCATCGACCCC
This window encodes:
- a CDS encoding CDP-alcohol phosphatidyltransferase family protein; amino-acid sequence: MEPSARLFRGWSPNAISGFSLLIAAFAALAIFFADRDWQLLLPLASVLVLLSGYLDALDGKVARLTGKSSRKGDFIDHVLDRYSDVLLIGAVAVSSWCSPYLGLVAMVGVLLTSYMGTQAQAVGAGRHYAGLLGRADRMVLLIAAPMVQWLMMLGGVSSIGILSYHLSIFDLVMIWFAVVGNTTAVQRAYSTYRLLR
- a CDS encoding RNA methyltransferase produces the protein MPDVKVVLVSPRNEGNVGAVARSMGNFGFHDLTMVRPCEIGDEGFKRAKHAGDIIRQAKVLENVEEAVRGCSLVVGTSGIITYGERHFVRIPITPKQLAERLKDYEEGVAILFGPEDTGLAQEDLMKCDILVHIPASDEYPVLNLSHALTIVLYELHAAAVPLGGPRQASNVERERLFQFFDDLLDAVDYPEFRKEKTKVMFRRMMGRAVPTKWEFHTIMGVLGDAAKKIKRLEKK
- a CDS encoding DNA primase large subunit PriL; protein product: MEPRDLARYPFVKAASEYVKEQGVGLEDLLSHPAFAQARARGKKRITDAVASASIEEISLNTDEERLQEVLSYAMARILVSCVADGFLTRRYALAEAKAMCERLQTENVELMMDIAGELGVDASLDGDVPNMHFAEFLRLTTGIRSKDWKLVNTEVKHGRVSLPKVKFARVLEQALYDRIEEELPLPVSQKMLDDLKPDIAELAKSAEQMKDRYQTDSFGDVDVECFPPCMRRMIVMIQSGANLSHPGRFAITSFLFNVGVPREEILAIFGTSPDFDQSKTKYQIDHITGEISDTKYTPPSCHTMRSLSICHNPDNLCQAEWLKHPLIYYRTQCRRKRRGKEAASEAIKGEASGKATDQAAKESSSQ
- a CDS encoding adenylate kinase family protein, coding for MILAISGTPGTGKSALGGVLRSKGWNVLELNLFAQEHGLLGAMDRKRRTRAVDPKALDKAVLEGKLSGDVALIGHLAHLLTVDKIIVLRCRPSVLEIRLKDRGYAQSKVRENLEAEGCDVILVEALDRSHEVYEIDTSERTPEQAAEAVAEILAGEKEKYAPGHIDWSEEVLSWY
- a CDS encoding tRNA pseudouridine(38-40) synthase TruA, coding for MAWRAAVRIAYDGRDFMGSQRQPDEPTVEGEVIRCLEEIEAISSPDGSRFRAASRTDRGVSALCNVIAFDTSFQRGKLLHALNSQSGTVFFTGLAEVASNFSPRRASGRWYRYFLPARGLGMDAVAQAAKEFEGEHDFRRFCKAEGRTTVKRMESVHVLPVGDFIVIDLRAREFLRNMVRRLVAVMDSVGRGKVEIGDVRKALSGKERSFGLAPAENLVLMEIRYPFQFEAECPVTLGPRIQVAREDAFVQLAFVDALSESCSPSSPERESGRRP